From the genome of Nostoc punctiforme PCC 73102, one region includes:
- a CDS encoding NADP-dependent oxidoreductase, with amino-acid sequence MTRAINRQFLLAARPVGDIKESDFEYREEPIPSPKDDEVLVRTIYLSLDPTNRIWMSDMEQYMPPVEIGEVMRGGIIGVVEESKNPNFKKGDLVSGLLGWQDYAIALGSSGFSLTRLPNPLPCPLNAFTGPLGATGFTAYFGLLDIGQPKVGETVVVSAAGGAVGSIVGQIAKIKGCRVVGITGSDEKCRWLTEELGFDAAINYKTGDLEKALAQACPNGIDVYFDNVGGIILDAVLTKINLRARLPLCGLISTYNASKPVPGPYNYSQILMKRALVQGFIILDYIPRFHEAIAEIGKWLNQGQIKYALEIVEGLENAPKAILKLFDGNKKGKLVIKVSNEPT; translated from the coding sequence ATGACTAGAGCGATAAATCGACAGTTTCTATTAGCTGCTCGTCCCGTTGGTGACATTAAAGAAAGCGATTTTGAGTACCGAGAAGAGCCAATCCCCAGCCCAAAAGATGATGAGGTGCTGGTACGTACTATATATCTGTCACTAGATCCTACCAATCGGATCTGGATGAGCGATATGGAGCAATATATGCCTCCTGTTGAAATTGGGGAAGTTATGCGTGGCGGTATTATAGGTGTGGTTGAAGAGTCCAAAAATCCCAATTTTAAAAAGGGAGATTTGGTTTCTGGGTTGCTAGGGTGGCAAGATTACGCGATCGCCCTTGGAAGCAGCGGCTTTTCGCTGACGCGATTACCTAATCCTCTGCCTTGTCCACTCAACGCATTTACCGGGCCACTGGGAGCTACTGGTTTTACAGCTTATTTTGGGTTATTAGATATAGGACAGCCAAAAGTTGGAGAAACTGTGGTCGTTTCAGCAGCAGGTGGGGCAGTTGGTTCCATTGTTGGACAAATTGCCAAGATTAAGGGTTGTCGGGTAGTTGGTATAACTGGCAGTGATGAAAAGTGCCGTTGGCTTACAGAAGAACTTGGCTTTGATGCAGCAATTAACTATAAAACTGGAGATTTAGAAAAAGCATTAGCTCAAGCTTGTCCCAATGGAATCGATGTGTATTTTGACAATGTTGGCGGAATAATCCTTGATGCCGTCCTAACCAAAATTAATCTGCGCGCCCGCCTGCCTTTATGCGGTTTAATCTCAACTTATAATGCTTCAAAGCCTGTTCCTGGTCCATATAATTACAGCCAAATTCTCATGAAACGCGCTCTCGTCCAGGGATTTATTATCTTGGATTATATTCCCCGATTTCATGAAGCGATAGCAGAGATTGGAAAGTGGCTAAACCAGGGGCAAATTAAATATGCTCTTGAGATTGTCGAAGGCTTGGAAAATGCACCCAAGGCGATCCTAAAACTTTTCGACGGTAACAAAAAGGGGAAACTGGTTATTAAAGTCTCAAATGAGCCTACCTGA
- a CDS encoding SUMF1/EgtB/PvdO family nonheme iron enzyme, protein MVQDISQKFTLWLKVSLLGLSLPLLLSSSIRAEECTPADIKAQIEKFKDAKTFKAANDTVVKCGEDAISSLAEALSNSDAATRTNAASALGKMGWIAQDAVPDIVETLGDGDENVRSSSVRALIAIGRSAQQQANTISELDLKGITKLQLIKRQIEKALAHLDAKPKEWANQKLLQQELRLTRNALQTKLNQLQDRIISRFIQWVIKNPGIFILLAVAAYLSIFSIRPLWLLSLNKVLPQTWKIPIINQEIAVKWLLFLNYKPRVLDTWVEKYIEPVKTEFLLKDIVKRDSGSHIPQPVEFKDKIKYPQLKNNDNSTEEALEHKELQKELKAEMQREQQFCVLIEGEGGAGKTSLACQIANWGIEGKLANHRILPVLIDRDLQDNEDLLQMIRKQLQDLTNTGNDDITQEFLIHLLYQRRVLVIIDHFSEMEKSTRNKILAAITENPIINALVFTSRVVGELKGLTRSTLKPMRVEGERISEFLGEYLKLCNYRNQFDDEAFYNACSRLNRMVGQRKITIMLAKLYADQMIATKYKAVDTELPENIPDLMLSYLNQLHPKAGSAQQLTVHQDLEIIAWKCLENTYSPTPISRITAEEALVRPGSNEIDSRLDYLQTTLNILLKIEPDKVKINLDPLAEYLAGLYLVQQYKDNAEAWQKLLNDIDEKSENLEKIKGFLLALWDCCEFKKNEFKIPDLVFQGLLKRANLDPKEIEAEQRKRRIKILINELYTPEVEFRIRAVIDLQTMGKDANPAIPRLRKLLENNSEIAKVRREVAKTLKQLGQQNRMIILQIDNGVESIRLAEHPPTEEIYLGDKVILEMVRIQGGTFLMGAPETEEYSMDSERPQHEVTVLPFFIGKYPVTQVQWLAVTSLPQVNRELDPDPSRFKGANLPIEKVSWYEAVEFCDRLSQHTGKTYRLPSEAEWEYACRAGTTTSFHFGETITSELANYDTSEVSGVGVKGRHQKETTPVGNFEVANAFGLYDMHGNVWEWCLDDWHDNYEGAPIDGSAWFNIYHKQAHFVLRGGSWYNNPKFCRSAYRSNNNDRGNHGNITGFRIVCEIKRIL, encoded by the coding sequence ATGGTTCAGGACATCTCACAGAAATTTACCTTATGGCTCAAAGTTTCACTTCTCGGTCTCTCCCTACCATTGTTACTTAGCAGTAGTATTCGAGCAGAAGAGTGTACTCCAGCAGATATCAAAGCACAGATTGAAAAATTTAAAGATGCTAAAACTTTCAAAGCTGCTAATGATACTGTAGTGAAATGTGGTGAAGACGCTATTTCATCTTTAGCAGAAGCCCTAAGTAATAGTGATGCAGCCACCCGTACTAATGCTGCATCTGCTTTAGGTAAAATGGGTTGGATAGCACAAGATGCTGTTCCTGATATAGTGGAAACACTTGGGGATGGTGATGAAAACGTTCGTAGTAGTTCAGTTCGTGCCTTAATTGCTATTGGGAGGTCTGCTCAACAGCAAGCTAATACAATTTCTGAGTTAGATTTAAAAGGAATTACTAAATTACAACTTATTAAACGACAAATAGAAAAAGCCCTTGCTCATCTTGATGCAAAACCAAAAGAATGGGCAAATCAAAAACTATTACAGCAAGAACTCCGCTTAACTAGGAATGCGCTACAAACCAAGTTAAATCAATTGCAGGATAGAATAATTTCTCGTTTCATTCAGTGGGTAATTAAAAATCCCGGAATATTTATATTATTGGCAGTGGCTGCTTATTTGAGTATATTTAGTATTCGTCCATTGTGGTTACTTAGTCTAAATAAAGTATTGCCCCAGACATGGAAAATACCTATAATCAACCAAGAAATAGCAGTAAAGTGGTTGTTATTTTTAAATTACAAGCCGAGGGTATTAGATACGTGGGTAGAAAAGTATATTGAGCCAGTTAAAACAGAATTTTTGCTGAAAGATATAGTCAAGCGTGATAGCGGAAGCCATATTCCGCAACCTGTTGAATTCAAAGACAAAATCAAGTATCCTCAACTTAAGAACAACGATAACTCGACAGAAGAAGCACTAGAACACAAAGAACTCCAAAAAGAACTCAAAGCAGAGATGCAGAGAGAGCAACAGTTTTGTGTACTGATTGAAGGAGAAGGTGGTGCAGGTAAAACCAGCTTGGCCTGTCAAATTGCAAATTGGGGAATAGAAGGTAAGCTTGCTAATCATCGGATATTACCTGTACTCATTGATCGCGATTTGCAAGACAATGAAGACCTCCTGCAAATGATTCGTAAGCAACTACAAGACCTGACAAATACAGGAAATGACGATATTACTCAAGAATTTCTCATTCACTTGTTGTATCAGCGACGTGTCTTAGTGATTATTGATCACTTTTCTGAGATGGAAAAGTCAACCCGTAATAAAATCCTTGCTGCAATAACCGAAAATCCTATTATTAATGCCTTAGTTTTCACATCACGAGTAGTAGGGGAACTTAAAGGTCTGACCAGATCCACTCTCAAACCAATGCGCGTTGAAGGAGAACGGATATCAGAATTTCTGGGTGAATATCTTAAGTTATGCAACTACCGTAACCAATTTGATGACGAAGCATTCTATAACGCTTGCTCTCGTCTCAATCGGATGGTAGGACAGCGTAAGATTACAATTATGTTAGCAAAGCTCTATGCTGACCAAATGATTGCTACTAAATATAAAGCAGTAGATACAGAACTACCAGAAAATATCCCAGACTTAATGCTGAGTTACCTAAATCAGCTTCACCCTAAAGCTGGTTCAGCCCAACAGTTAACAGTTCATCAAGATTTAGAAATCATTGCTTGGAAGTGTTTAGAAAATACTTACAGTCCTACACCAATTTCTAGGATAACTGCCGAAGAAGCCCTAGTTAGACCCGGTTCAAATGAAATTGATAGCCGTCTCGACTACTTACAAACTACTTTGAATATATTACTAAAAATAGAACCAGACAAAGTAAAGATTAATTTAGACCCTTTAGCAGAGTATTTGGCAGGGTTATATCTAGTTCAACAGTATAAAGATAACGCCGAAGCTTGGCAAAAACTTTTAAACGATATTGATGAAAAATCAGAAAATCTGGAAAAAATTAAAGGCTTTTTGTTAGCACTGTGGGACTGCTGTGAATTTAAGAAAAATGAGTTTAAAATTCCAGATTTAGTATTTCAGGGATTGCTAAAGAGAGCAAATTTAGATCCAAAAGAAATTGAGGCAGAGCAACGGAAACGGCGGATTAAGATATTGATCAATGAGCTTTATACACCAGAGGTAGAATTTCGCATCCGTGCTGTAATTGACTTGCAAACAATGGGCAAGGATGCTAATCCGGCTATTCCTCGTCTACGTAAACTTTTGGAAAATAACAGCGAAATAGCAAAAGTTCGCAGAGAAGTTGCTAAAACTTTAAAGCAGCTTGGGCAACAAAATAGAATGATAATTTTACAAATCGACAATGGAGTAGAGTCGATTCGCCTAGCGGAACATCCACCCACAGAGGAGATATATCTTGGTGATAAGGTCATATTAGAAATGGTGCGAATTCAAGGCGGTACATTTTTAATGGGCGCTCCAGAAACGGAAGAGTATTCTATGGATTCAGAACGCCCTCAGCACGAAGTAACTGTTCTCCCCTTCTTTATAGGCAAGTACCCTGTCACCCAAGTACAGTGGCTAGCAGTCACATCTCTGCCTCAAGTTAACCGAGAACTTGACCCTGACCCCTCCAGGTTTAAAGGTGCAAATCTACCTATAGAAAAAGTGTCTTGGTACGAAGCAGTTGAGTTTTGCGACCGCCTATCTCAACATACAGGAAAAACTTACCGTCTCCCCAGCGAAGCAGAATGGGAATATGCCTGTCGTGCTGGAACTACCACTTCATTCCATTTTGGCGAGACAATCACATCAGAATTGGCAAACTATGATACCAGCGAAGTTTCTGGTGTGGGAGTAAAGGGAAGGCATCAAAAAGAAACTACACCTGTGGGTAATTTTGAAGTCGCTAACGCTTTTGGGCTATACGATATGCACGGGAACGTATGGGAATGGTGTCTCGACGATTGGCACGATAACTATGAAGGTGCGCCAATAGATGGAAGTGCTTGGTTTAATATTTATCACAAACAAGCACATTTTGTACTGCGGGGCGGTTCTTGGTACAACAATCCTAAATTCTGCCGTTCCGCGTATCGTAGCAATAACAACGATCGCGGCAACCACGGCAACATTACTGGTTTTCGTATTGTCTGCGAGATTAAAAGGATTCTTTAG
- a CDS encoding IS701-like element ISNpu7 family transposase, producing MKETTPAAMPPCFEKWCKRFDDVFTHKAQKREFRHYLGGLLGESERKNLFQIAENAIGVNYYQLHHFLTEAPWSDSKINERRLEIMNKCSQTRISRGFSLIIDDSGHKKSGNFTDGVGRQYIGEIGKTDNGIVVVTTHLYDGRKSLPLDIELYQHASSLKEGKQDSEFEKKPELAIKLIDRTIQRKYQPGIVIVDAGYGNNTSFLVELEKRELKYLGGVARNRKITITNEDTIQQTIRLDELAQSLPQEAFKEIQLNLDKPKTVWVLTREVEISQLKGKRNIAIVMNAATFSQATDIDYFITNVSSSIVTPKWVVDTYSQRNWVEVFYREAKGWLGLKEYQVREKRSLLRHFILVFCAYTFIVWHQMTGGLRRRWANKPLNTFTEAIDAFRTAMSYRFFDWLTLNRDVFAAYKASLGFIWA from the coding sequence ATGAAAGAGACAACTCCCGCCGCCATGCCTCCATGCTTTGAAAAATGGTGTAAGAGGTTTGATGATGTGTTTACTCATAAAGCTCAAAAAAGAGAGTTCAGGCATTATTTAGGAGGATTATTGGGTGAAAGCGAGAGAAAAAACCTATTTCAGATAGCAGAAAACGCTATAGGGGTGAATTACTATCAATTACATCACTTTTTAACTGAAGCACCTTGGTCTGACTCCAAGATCAATGAACGGCGCTTAGAGATTATGAACAAGTGCAGTCAAACCAGAATTAGTAGAGGATTTAGTTTAATAATTGATGATTCTGGTCATAAGAAAAGTGGCAATTTTACCGATGGAGTGGGAAGACAATACATTGGAGAAATTGGCAAGACGGATAATGGAATAGTAGTGGTAACAACTCATTTATACGATGGGAGAAAAAGCTTACCATTAGATATAGAGTTATATCAGCACGCCAGTTCCTTAAAAGAAGGTAAACAAGACTCAGAGTTTGAGAAAAAACCGGAATTAGCAATCAAGTTAATAGACAGAACTATCCAGAGGAAATATCAACCAGGGATAGTAATTGTAGATGCGGGATATGGCAACAATACATCTTTCTTAGTAGAGTTAGAGAAGCGAGAATTAAAGTATTTAGGAGGAGTCGCCAGAAATCGAAAAATAACTATTACTAATGAAGATACTATTCAACAAACAATTAGGCTAGATGAATTAGCACAAAGTTTACCCCAAGAGGCTTTTAAAGAAATTCAATTAAACTTAGATAAGCCCAAAACAGTATGGGTATTAACTAGAGAAGTAGAAATATCACAATTGAAGGGAAAGCGAAATATTGCCATCGTCATGAATGCAGCGACTTTCTCACAAGCCACCGATATCGACTATTTTATCACCAATGTTTCTTCATCAATTGTTACCCCAAAATGGGTAGTTGATACTTATTCTCAACGGAATTGGGTGGAAGTTTTTTATCGAGAAGCCAAAGGGTGGTTAGGATTGAAAGAATACCAAGTCAGAGAAAAAAGGAGTCTACTGAGGCACTTTATCTTGGTATTCTGTGCCTATACTTTTATTGTTTGGCATCAGATGACAGGCGGCTTGAGACGCAGGTGGGCAAATAAACCTTTGAATACTTTTACTGAAGCAATAGATGCTTTTAGAACAGCCATGTCTTATCGATTTTTTGATTGGTTGACCCTTAATCGTGACGTGTTTGCTGCTTATAAAGCCAGTTTAGGCTTTATTTGGGCTTAA
- a CDS encoding winged helix-turn-helix domain-containing protein, whose translation MSSLKNQLEQPEGGFQRYTQIQHWLDTVLGVQAEYATVHYLTRYRLKAKLKVPRPRSQKQDFEKLEAFKKTSVTTCN comes from the coding sequence ATGTCGAGCCTGAAAAACCAACTCGAACAGCCTGAAGGTGGATTTCAACGTTACACCCAGATTCAACATTGGTTAGATACTGTGTTAGGGGTGCAAGCAGAATACGCAACTGTACATTACTTGACGCGTTACAGGCTCAAAGCCAAGCTCAAAGTTCCGCGTCCGCGTAGCCAAAAGCAGGATTTTGAAAAATTAGAGGCTTTTAAAAAAACCTCAGTGACGACTTGCAATTAA
- a CDS encoding SDR family oxidoreductase, translating into MNYDIKDKTILVTGANRGIGKAIVESFIEHGATKVYAAVRQLNSVSSLVEQYGLRVVPIPVDLGDPQSIVAAAQTAPDVQIVINNAGVFQAGTPLAENAIAALEFQMKINVYGLLYMAQAFSPILKANGGGVFVQINSVASLKGFPDSATYCASKAAAYSITQALRELLSEQDTLVLSVHPGPIATDMGDAAGMSQVAQPPALVADGIIKALKAGDFHVFPDSIAKQMGDVYKSFAQNVIEVSSS; encoded by the coding sequence ATGAACTACGACATCAAAGACAAAACCATTTTGGTTACGGGCGCAAATCGCGGCATCGGCAAGGCGATAGTTGAGTCATTTATTGAACACGGAGCCACCAAAGTCTATGCGGCTGTTCGTCAGCTCAACAGTGTCTCCTCATTGGTTGAGCAATACGGCTTACGGGTAGTACCAATTCCGGTTGATTTAGGCGATCCCCAATCTATTGTTGCTGCTGCTCAAACTGCCCCAGATGTGCAAATAGTTATCAATAATGCAGGAGTCTTTCAAGCTGGAACTCCCTTAGCTGAGAATGCGATCGCCGCTCTCGAATTTCAGATGAAGATCAATGTATATGGATTGCTCTACATGGCTCAGGCGTTTTCCCCGATACTCAAAGCCAATGGAGGTGGTGTCTTTGTCCAAATCAATTCTGTTGCTTCGCTCAAGGGTTTCCCTGACTCTGCCACTTACTGTGCCTCAAAAGCTGCTGCCTATTCAATCACCCAGGCATTACGAGAACTATTGAGTGAGCAGGACACGCTTGTGCTAAGTGTTCACCCTGGCCCGATTGCCACGGATATGGGCGATGCGGCAGGAATGAGCCAGGTTGCACAGCCACCTGCACTTGTGGCAGACGGGATAATAAAAGCTCTCAAAGCTGGGGATTTTCACGTCTTTCCTGACTCGATAGCGAAACAAATGGGCGATGTTTATAAAAGCTTTGCCCAAAATGTCATTGAGGTGTCATCAAGTTAG
- a CDS encoding YwqG family protein, whose translation MRPAILLKLGQAEPGHKGQSRIGGVPDLPLSVPWPKNSLLDRYLCFILQINFAELPTFPDNPLTKRGMLYLFADESENSAEQLVFYDGSEPLEAIHLSQDTRLITDCYDNLVAHRLEFELFPDIPRWATNDFERLCARLNLDELKLNDLGRTLSENSVGKLLGHVSGIGHDPREDAYIVREVNPEWLYNYEQRQALDMTRAQNWHNLLEVDSSSAVEVMFGDAGYLQVLIHREDLKRLDFSTVYVNLESS comes from the coding sequence GTGCGTCCGGCTATCTTGTTAAAGCTTGGACAAGCTGAACCAGGACATAAAGGACAAAGCCGTATTGGGGGAGTTCCTGATTTACCCTTGTCCGTTCCTTGGCCTAAAAACAGTCTTTTAGACCGCTACCTTTGCTTTATCTTGCAGATTAACTTTGCTGAATTACCCACTTTTCCAGACAATCCTTTGACAAAGCGGGGAATGCTTTATCTGTTTGCTGATGAAAGTGAAAATAGTGCCGAGCAACTAGTATTTTACGATGGGAGCGAACCTTTAGAGGCGATACATTTAAGCCAAGATACTCGCTTGATTACGGATTGCTACGATAATTTAGTAGCTCACCGTCTAGAGTTTGAGTTGTTTCCCGATATCCCGCGTTGGGCAACAAATGATTTTGAGCGGCTGTGCGCTCGTCTCAACTTGGACGAACTCAAGTTAAATGATTTGGGTAGAACTCTCAGTGAAAACAGTGTCGGTAAGCTGCTCGGTCATGTTTCGGGCATTGGACATGATCCACGGGAGGATGCTTATATAGTTAGGGAGGTTAACCCCGAATGGCTTTACAACTACGAGCAACGGCAGGCCTTAGACATGACTCGCGCCCAGAACTGGCATAACTTGTTGGAAGTCGATTCTAGCAGTGCAGTTGAGGTGATGTTTGGCGATGCTGGCTACCTGCAAGTACTCATTCATAGAGAAGACTTGAAGCGACTGGATTTTTCTACAGTCTACGTGAACCTTGAATCAAGCTGA
- a CDS encoding TniQ family protein: MMTNMAVNDELWLKDPEFTPSPSRLFHLEPIGLGTCYVESLTSYVARLAAAHSVLPGTLLAREIKPIVGHNHTTNPLNSKSIVSLYGQASVKALNGTQIGAKQLVFALEILTKRTDLQFLTMLPWAKVFPVLGLLKHSHAWCPYCYQDWLNNQQVIYSPLLWALKPANICPIHYRFLESKCPHCDLEFLHLWHNSRPGFCLKCGGWLGMNYEVSLPDKRLFEEIPNLQQEIWIVKTLGDLIAQAPEFPCPPPRETIKTILEAYVYQYTQGNVSAFGRWLGLSRYEILHWYSGVAIPNLDKLLKICYALSTNLVDFLQLKILPLTLKQLVSLPAPKQKKLSSQSALVTSNSSPKCERVIQAMQLAQEEEPPPSLTQLAVRLGFKTPSSLTACSKSLSASLATRYSEYQQQLRFLHIRDILELALFSDEYPPPSLRKIAKRTGIGLATFYHYCPIVCHAISLRYKDYRKFVHKLAIEQGCREVRQLASVLHAQGITPTAKNLRKFMPHPSLLWQAEVIDVLRQIRLDLSQ; encoded by the coding sequence ATGATGACTAACATGGCGGTTAACGATGAATTGTGGCTCAAAGACCCAGAATTTACTCCCAGTCCTAGCCGGTTGTTTCATCTGGAACCGATTGGACTTGGTACTTGTTATGTTGAAAGTCTGACTAGCTATGTTGCTCGTCTAGCCGCAGCTCATAGCGTATTGCCTGGAACTTTATTGGCTAGAGAGATAAAACCAATAGTTGGGCATAACCATACTACCAATCCCTTGAATTCTAAAAGTATCGTAAGTTTGTATGGACAAGCTTCTGTAAAAGCTTTAAACGGAACACAAATTGGAGCTAAACAACTGGTTTTTGCTCTAGAAATATTGACAAAACGTACTGACTTACAGTTTTTGACAATGCTACCTTGGGCAAAAGTCTTCCCAGTTTTGGGATTGCTCAAGCATTCTCATGCTTGGTGTCCTTATTGCTATCAAGACTGGTTAAATAATCAACAAGTCATTTATTCACCTCTGCTGTGGGCTTTGAAACCAGCTAACATTTGTCCCATCCATTATCGATTTTTAGAATCAAAATGTCCTCACTGTGACCTTGAATTTTTACACCTGTGGCATAACTCACGACCTGGATTTTGTCTGAAATGTGGTGGTTGGTTGGGGATGAACTATGAAGTATCTTTGCCAGATAAGAGATTGTTCGAGGAGATACCCAATTTACAGCAAGAGATTTGGATAGTTAAGACTTTAGGAGATTTAATTGCTCAAGCTCCTGAATTTCCTTGTCCACCTCCAAGAGAGACTATTAAAACAATCCTAGAAGCTTACGTCTATCAATATACTCAAGGTAATGTTTCCGCTTTTGGTCGTTGGCTTGGGTTATCGAGATATGAAATTCTACATTGGTATTCAGGTGTAGCCATCCCAAATTTAGATAAACTTTTGAAAATCTGCTACGCCTTATCAACTAATCTTGTCGATTTTCTTCAACTTAAAATACTACCTCTTACTCTTAAGCAGCTAGTTTCTCTACCTGCTCCTAAACAGAAAAAATTATCATCACAGTCTGCTTTAGTTACTTCAAATAGTAGTCCTAAGTGCGAACGAGTTATTCAGGCGATGCAACTAGCTCAAGAAGAAGAACCACCTCCTTCTTTAACTCAATTAGCTGTTCGTTTAGGATTCAAAACTCCTAGTAGTTTAACTGCTTGCTCAAAATCTTTATCAGCATCTTTGGCTACTAGATATAGTGAATATCAACAGCAGCTAAGATTTTTACACATCAGAGACATACTTGAATTAGCTTTGTTTAGCGACGAGTATCCACCACCTTCTCTAAGAAAAATAGCTAAGAGAACTGGTATTGGTTTGGCTACTTTCTACCACTATTGCCCTATTGTGTGCCATGCTATTTCTTTACGCTATAAAGATTACCGCAAATTCGTCCATAAACTAGCTATTGAGCAAGGCTGTCGAGAAGTACGCCAACTCGCTTCAGTACTTCATGCACAAGGCATTACCCCTACTGCTAAAAATCTCAGAAAATTTATGCCTCATCCCTCTTTGCTGTGGCAGGCTGAGGTAATTGATGTTTTAAGGCAGATAAGACTGGATCTTTCACAGTAA
- a CDS encoding ATP-binding protein — MVKIQSHSFPEELLLQPNEIKTDYFKSITIPHQRLKQALDTLLINILEPADTLVFLVFGVTGVGKTTLRLRLENLLNYEFLPSLRQNPGQIAVAGIEAIPTEQGKFSYKDYYTRALESLQEVLIEYKIDYEIPHGEVKDLGLLNRAYRQDSPALRRAMEKAFRYRQVKAFTVDEAQHLFMMAGGHQMLQQMNWIKSIANLTGTVHILFGTYELLNCPTLNGQIGRRSEDIHLLPYQADNPEDIAEFIRVIRTFQRHIPLVQEPKLEQHYEYLFSGSVGCVGLLKNWLTRSLRVAYSEEARTLNSKHLKLGAFSASRINKIKEEAQQGFKRFQEESSFFERQYSTEHGIKMPAKNSLLKKGRVGQRKPKRDDVGVNSDDD; from the coding sequence ATGGTAAAAATTCAGTCGCACTCTTTTCCAGAAGAACTTCTCTTACAGCCGAACGAAATTAAAACTGATTATTTCAAAAGTATCACTATTCCACATCAAAGGCTCAAACAAGCCTTAGATACTTTATTAATTAATATTCTGGAGCCAGCTGACACTTTAGTATTTTTAGTTTTTGGTGTGACTGGTGTAGGAAAAACAACCTTACGCTTGCGTCTGGAAAATCTGCTAAATTACGAATTTCTCCCCTCATTACGCCAAAATCCTGGTCAAATTGCTGTTGCTGGTATTGAAGCTATTCCAACAGAACAAGGAAAGTTTAGCTATAAAGATTATTACACTCGCGCCCTAGAATCCCTTCAGGAAGTTTTGATTGAATACAAAATTGATTATGAAATTCCTCACGGTGAGGTAAAGGATTTGGGGTTGCTAAATCGGGCTTACCGCCAAGATTCGCCCGCATTACGCCGAGCAATGGAAAAAGCATTTCGTTATCGTCAGGTAAAAGCTTTTACTGTAGACGAGGCACAGCATTTATTTATGATGGCAGGCGGACACCAGATGTTACAGCAAATGAACTGGATTAAGTCTATTGCTAATCTTACTGGTACAGTACATATTTTATTTGGAACTTATGAACTGCTTAACTGTCCTACCTTGAATGGGCAAATAGGGCGGCGTAGCGAAGATATTCACCTGTTACCTTACCAAGCTGATAACCCAGAAGATATTGCTGAATTTATTAGAGTAATTAGAACTTTTCAACGCCACATTCCGCTTGTACAAGAACCAAAATTAGAACAACACTATGAGTATCTTTTTTCTGGCTCAGTTGGTTGTGTGGGGCTATTGAAGAATTGGTTAACTCGTTCTTTGAGAGTTGCCTATTCTGAAGAAGCTCGGACTCTTAATAGCAAACATCTTAAATTAGGTGCTTTTTCTGCATCTCGTATCAACAAAATTAAGGAAGAAGCACAACAGGGATTTAAACGCTTTCAAGAAGAATCCAGTTTTTTTGAGCGGCAATATTCAACAGAACATGGAATAAAAATGCCAGCCAAAAATTCCCTACTCAAAAAAGGTCGTGTTGGACAAAGAAAACCTAAAAGAGATGATGTAGGGGTAAATTCAGATGATGACTAA